The genomic stretch GCCGCGATCTCCTCCCGGCACTCCCCGACCGCGAGCGCCTCTTCCGCCGAAGCCTCCCAGAGCGCCGGCGTCAGGAGCGCCTGCGAGAACGCGCGGTTCTGCGACGCGCGGTCCTTCATCTTCTCGTAGAGCACGCGCTCGTGCGCCGCGTGCTGGTCGACGATCCAGAGGCCGTTCTCCGCCTCGACCAGGAGGAACGATTCGTCGAACTGCGCCAGCACCCGGGCGGTCGGGCGCCCGGACGCCTCGACCTCGACGACCGTCGTGCTCTCTCCCGGGGTTTCGATCTCGAGCCGCAGGCGCCGGCCGCCGCCGGGCGCGGGGCGCGGGCCGGGCGGGGCCGCGTAGACCTCTCGCGCCTCCGCGACGGAAAAATCGGAGGACGGGGGCACCGGCACCAGCCGCCTCTCCTCCTTCCCCGCGGCGAGGGACGACACGAGCGTATGGAAGACGAGACGGAAGACCTCGGAAGGCCGCTCGAACCGGACCTCCGTCTTCGAGGGCGAGACGTTGACGTCGACCGCTCCCTCCGGCGCGTCGAGAAAGAGAAAAACGCCCGGATGGCGGTCCGTGCGGATCGCCTCCTTCGCGGCTTCCGCGATCGCCCGGGACATGCCGCGGTCCGCGACGCTCCGTCCGTTCACGTGGAGGAACTGGAGGCGCCGCGTCGGAAACGTGATCGAGCCCCGCGTGACGAGTCCGGACAGCGACAATGCGCCGGATCGCGCCTGGAACGGCAGGAGCTCGCCGAGCGTGTCGGCGCCGAACAGGCGGATCGCGCGCGCGGCCCGGTCCACGGCGGGCGGCGCCGCGAGGATCTCCCGGCCGTCCGTGCGGAGCGTGAACGCCACGTCGGGACGCGCCAGAGCCGCGCGGGTGACCGCCCGGGCGATTTCCCGCGTCTCGGCGGCGGGAGTTTTCAGGAACTTCCGCCGCGCCGGAGTGCGGCCGAAGAGGTCCTCGACCTGCACGTCCGTCCCTCTCGGGCGCGCCGCCGGGGAGACGCTCTTGTTCGAGCCGTGGTCGACCGTCACGCGGGTCCCCTCCGGCCCGGTTCCGTCCGACGTCGTGAGCGTCAGCCGGGCGACCGAGGCGATCGAAGGCAGGGCCTCTCCGCGGAAGCCGAACGTCCGGACGCCCGGAAGGTCCGCCTCGCTCGCGATCTTCGAAGTGGCGTGGCGCTCGACCGCGAGGGACGCATCCGGGCGGGACATGCCGCACCCGTCGTCGCGCACGCGGATCGACGCGATGCCGCCGCCGGCCGTCTCGACGTCGATCCTCGAGGCGCCGGCGTCCAGCGCGTTCTCGACGAGCTCCTTGACGACCGACGCCGGCCGCTCGACGACTTCGCCGGCCGCGATCCGGTCGATCGTGCGGGAGTCGAGCTTCCGGATCCGGTTCATGCCGTCCGGGAGAGCCCCGTGCCGGCGATCGCCGCCCGGGCGGCCGCGAGACGGGCGATCGGCACGCGATAGGGCGAGCACGACACGTAGTCGAGTCCGGTCTCGTGGAAGAAGGCGATCGACGCGGGATCGCCGCCGTGCTCCCCGCAGATGCCGACCTTGAGGTTCTTCTTCGCCGAACGCCCGCGCTCCGTTCCGATCGCGACGAGCTGCCCCACGCCCGCGACGTCGATGGTGGCGAAGGGATCGTGCGGCAGGATCCCCGCCTCGAGGTATTGGGGCAGGAACGATCCGATGTCGTCGCGGGAGAACCCGAACGTCATCTGCGTCAGGTCGTTCGTCCCGAACGAGAAGAAATCCGCCGCCGCGCCGATCTCGGCGGCGAGGAGGGCCGCCCGGGGAATCTCGATCATCGTGCCGACGCGGTACGGAACGCGGCGTCCCGTCTCCCGGAACACGTCGTGCGCGACGCGGTCGGTCATCTCCCGCAGGCGCGTGAACTCGGGGAGCGATCCGACCAGGGGAATCATGACCTCCGGGACCGGAGCTTTCCCGGAACGCGCGACCTCGACCGCCGCCTCGAAGATCGCCCGCACCTGGATCTCGTAGATCTCGGGGTGCGTGAGGCCGAGTCGGCAGCCGCGATGGCCGAGCATCGGGTTCGCTTCGGAGAGGCCCTCGACCTTTCCCTTGAGGACGTCGATCGAGATCCCCATCTCCTTCGCCGTCGCGGCGAGCGCCTTCGGCTCGCGGGGAAGGAACTCGTGGAGCGGCGGATCGAGGAGCCGGATCGTCACCGGCCTCTCTCCCATTTCCCGGAAGATCCCCGCGAAGTCCCCGCGCTGCATCGGAAGGATCTTCGCGAGCGCCTTTTTCCTCCCGTCGGCCGTCTCGGCGAGGATCATCTCGCGGACCGCCGTGATCCGCGCCTCCTCGAAGAACATGTGCTCCGTGCGGCAGAGGCCGATCCCCTCGGCGCCGAACGCCCGCGCCACGTGCGCGCCCCGGGGCGTGTCGGCGTTGGCGCGCACGCCGAGGCGCCTCACGCCGTCGGCCCATTCGAGGATCCGCGCGAACTGCCGGTAGAGCCGGGAGTCGGCCGCCTTGAGCTTCCCTTCGACCGCGACCTGGATCACCTCGGAAGGGCGCGTCGGCAGCTTTCCGGCGATCACCTCTCCCGTCGTCCCGTCGACCGAGAGGAAGTCGCCTTCCGAGACCGTCTTCCCGCGCGCCATCATGCGGGCGTACCGGGCGTCGATCGTGATCTCGCCGCACCCGACGACGCAGCACTTCCCCATCCCTCGGGCGACGACCGCCGCGTGGGAGGTCATGCCGCCGCGCGACGTGAGGATCCCCTGCGAGGCGGCCATGCCGAGGATGTCCTCCGGCGACGTCTCGGCGCGGATCAGGATCACCGGATCCCCGCCGTGCGCCATCTCGACGGCGCGCTCGGCCGAGAACGCGGCGCGCCCGCAGGCGGCGCCCGGGCCGGCCGGCAGGCCGCGGGCGAGGAGGTTCCCCTCGCGGATCGCGAGCTCCTTTTCGCTCGCCGGGAAGACCGGCGCGAGGAGCTGGAGGAGCTGCTCCGGGTCGACCCGCGTCAGCGCCTCCCGCTTCGAGATCCGTTTTTCGTCGAAGAAGTCGCACGCGATCCGGACCGCGGCGAACCCCGTCCGTTTCCCGTTTCGGGTCTGGAGGATGTAGAGCTTCCCCCGCTCGATCGTGAATTCGATGTCCTGCATGTCGCGGAAATTCTTCTCGAGCGCGTCGCGGACCCTCATGAGCTGCGCGTAGACGCCCGGCATCGTCTCCTCGAGGGAATCGCCGCGGCCCGTCTCGGAGATGGGATGCGGCGTGCGGATGCCGGCGACCACGTCCTCGCCCTGGGCGTTGGCGAGGAATTCGCCGTAGAACGCCTTCTCGCCGGTCGCGGGATTGCGCGTGAACGCCACTCCCGTCGCGCAGTCGTCGCCGAGGTTCCCGAAGACCATCGCCTGGACCGTGACGGCCGTCCCCCACGTCTCGGGGATTCGATTCAACTTCCGATACGAGCGCGCCCGGTCGTTGTCCCAGGACTGGAAGACCGCTCCGATCGCGCCCCAGAGCTGCTTGCGCGGATCCTCCGGGAAGGGTTTCTTCGCGTGCTGCCGGATGATCGCGAGGTATCGCGTGCAGAGCGCTCGAAGCTCCTGCGCAGAGAGCTGCGCGTCGGTATCGACGCCCGCTCTCTCCTTCGCCTTCGCGATCGCCTCCTCGAACCGGTGCTTGGGGACCTTGAGGACCACGTCGCCGTACATGGAGATCAGCCGCCGGCGGCAGTCGCGGGCGAACCGCTCCCCCGCCGCGTGCCCGAAGCCGGCCTTCGCGTCGTGCGTCAGACCGAGGTTCAGGATCGTGTCCATCATTCCCGGCATCGAGGCGGGAGCGCCCGAACGCACGGAAACGAGGAGCGGGTTCTCGGCGTCCCCGAAGATCTTCCCGGTGAGCTTCTCGAGCCGGGCGAGATTGGCCTCGACCTCTTCCTCGAGACCGGCCGGATACTTCCCGGTCTTCGAATATTTCGCGCAGACCTCGGTCGAAATCACGAACCCGGGCGGAACCGGGACGCCCATGCGCGTCATCTGCACCAGGCCGTATCCTTTTCCGCCGAGCACCTCGCGGCCGAGACTCGCGCCCTCGGAACGTCCGTCCCCGAAGAAGTAGACGAGACGGGACGGCTTCTTTCGCCGCGATCGGGATGTCGCCATCTTCGGGCTCCTCCGCGCCGTCCGGAGCGGCGCTCGGACCGTCATCTCTCGACGACGATCTCGGAAATGTCGGCGAACTTGCCGAACTGCCGCTGGATTCCGGCCAGCAGCGCCTGCCGGTTGGCCTTCAGCTCGGGCTCGGGCGCGTTGACGAGCACGTCGTCGAAGAAACGGTCGAGGGCGGGAGCGAGCGACACCATGGCCGCGATCAGTTCGGGATATCGGCGCGACGCGGCGAGCGTGTCCGCCGTGCGCGACAGCTGCAGGGCGTCGGCGGCGAGCGCGTGCTCGGCCGGCTCGCGGAAGAGCGCCGGGTCGGGCGCGCGGTCGACCCCGCCCGGCAGGATCTTGCGGATGCGCTTGACGGAAAGCGAGAGCGACCGGAACCCCTCGCGCCGGCGCGCGTCCGCGATCGCGCCGGCCCGGTCGGCGAGGTCGGCGAAATCCCAGGACCCCGCCGCGAGGACGGAGGCGACGACGTCCGGCTCGAGCCCCCTCTTCTCGAACAGGAAGTGGACGCGATCCGCGAAGAACGCGCGGATATCGGCGAGCACGGCCTCGGCGGGCCGGGCGATCGCCGATCCGTGCAGCGCGACCGCCTTCCGGAAGACGATGCTCCAGTCGACGCGCCATCCGCGGGACAGCACGATCGCGACGAGGCCCTGCGCCGCGCGGCGGAGCCCGTACGGGTCCTTGCTCCCGGTCGGCACGAGCCCGATCCCGAAGAACCCCGCGAGCGTGTCCACCCGATCCGCCGCCGAGAGGATCGCGCCCGTCTCCGTGCGCGGGGGCTCGTCGTCGGCCGACACGGGCCGGTACTGGTCGTAGATCGCCTTCCAGACCTCCTCCGTCGCCCCTTCGCGCCGGGCGTAGATCCCGCCGACGATCCCCTGGAGGTCCGTGAACTCGCGCACCATCTCGGTCGTGAGGTCGATCTTCGAAAGACGCGCGGCTTCGAGCGCGGACCGCACGTTCTCGGGGCGCGTGACCAGGGCGCCGATCGTCTCGGTCAGCTCCTGCACGCGTCCCGTCTTCTGCAGGTAGTCGCCGAGCTTGTCGTGGAAGAAGAGGCGCGACAGCTTCGGCATCTTCGAGGAAAACGGCTCCCGCACGTCCTCCTCGAAGAAGAACCGCGCGTCGGAGAGGCGGGCGTTCAGGACCCATTCGTTTCCCTTGACGATCAGCCCCTTGGGATCTTCGCGGTGGTCCATCACGGCGAGGAAGTTCGAGGTGAGCCCCTGCGAAGAGCGGACGGGAAGGTATTTCTGGTGCGTCCGCATCGTCGTCACGAGGATCTCCTCGGGCAATTCCCGGTACACCGGGTCGAAGGAGCCGCACACGAGCCCCGGCCATTCCACGAGATCCGCGAGGGTCGGGATGAGATCCGCGTCCGCCTCGATCCCGCCGGAGCACCCGGTCGCGAGAGCCCGGGCCTTTTCCAGCAGGATCGCCGCGCGCTCCTCGCCGTCCGGCTCGACCCCCGCCTCGCGCAGGCGCCGCGCATAGTCGTCGGCGCCGGTCACCTCGATCTCGCCGCCGCCCGAGAGCCGGTGCCCGACCGTCCGGTTCCCGGAGCGCACCCCGAAGACCGTCATCGGCACGACCTCTCCCCCGAAGAGCGCGACGATCCCGTGCACGGGGCGGACGAACGCGTGCTCTCCCGATCCCCAGCGCATCATCTTCGGGAACGTCATCGAGCCGAGGATCGCCGGGGTGATCTCCGCGAGGATCTCCGCCGTCCGCCGGCCGGCGACGGTCTTTCGCGCGAGGAGCACCTCGCCGCGGGGCGTGCGGATGCGGCGGAGGTGGGACACCTCGACGCCCTGAGCGCGGGCGAATCCCTCCGCCATCTTCGTCGGACGCCCTTCGGCGTCGAGCGCCCGGTCGACGGGCGGGCCGGAAACCTCGACGACCCGGTCCTCCTGCCGCCGCGGCAGGCCCCGCACGGCGACGACGAGGCGCCGCGGCGTGGCGGTCACGTCGACGGATTCCGGGGAGAGCCCCTCTTCCGAGAGCGCGTCGAGGAACTTCCGGGCGAGGTCGGCCTTCGCTCCCGGCATTGCGCCGGCGGGCATCTCTTCGACCCGGACTTCCAGGAAGAATTCCGCGGCGTCGTCGGGAGTCATCGGCCGGCGTTCACGACGCCACCGCGGCGGGCTCTCTCGGCAGCAGCGGGAACCCCGCGGCTTCGCGGGCGGCGAGGTAAGCCTTCGCGACCGCGCAGGCGAGGTCGCGGACCCGTCGGATGTACGTGACGCGCTCCGTGGCGGAGACGGCGCCGCGCGCATCCAGGATGTTGAACTCGTGCGAGCAGAGGAGCGTCGCCTCGTACGCCGGCAGCACGAGGCCGGCGGCGAGCGCGAGACGCGCTTCCCGCTCGGAGCGCTCGAAGAGCGTCTGCGCCCATTCGGTCTCGGCGACCTCGAAGGAGTAGCGCGAGAGCTCCACCTCTTCGTGGTGCCGGATCTCTCCGTAGGTCAGCGTGTCGTTCCAGGGGATGTCGAAGATCGAGCGCGCCTTCCCGAGGAAGAGGGCGACGCGCTCGACCCCGTACGTGATCTCCGCGGAGATCGGGGCGAGGTCGATTCCGCCCGTCTGCTGGAAATACGTGAACTGGGAGATTTCCATCCCGTCCATCAGCACCTGCCACCCGACTCCCCACGCGCCGAGCGTCGGCGACTCCCAGTTGTCCTCCTCGAACCGGATATCGTGATCCTTCGGATCGATGCCGAGCCGTTCGAGCGACCGGAGATAGACCTCCTGCACGTCGTCGGGCGCGGGCTTCAGGATCACCTGGTACTGGAAGTACTTGCCGAGACGGAACGGGTTCTCGCCGTACCGCCCGTCGGCGGGGCGCCGCGAGGGCTGCACGTAGGCGCAGCGCCACGGCTCGGGGCCGAGCGAGCGGAGAAACGTGTCCGGGTGCATCGTCCCGGCTCCCATCGGAAGGTCGTACGGCTGCTGGATCAGACACCCCTCTCCCTCCCAGAATCGCTCGAGCTCGGAAAGGATTTTCTGGAGCGTCACCACGCGCCGAAATATAGCACTTCGGCCAGCACTTTCTGGGACTTGAGCTCGTGGCCGAGGAAGTGGCGGCGGATGCGCCGCAGCACTCCGGAGAGCTCCTCGGCCACGCGCGGAGCGACGTCCGCGCCGCCGATCGGAAGAGCGAGGATCCGGGCCAGAGACGGCGCGAGATCGCGCGAGACGCGCCGCGCTCCCGCCGCCGCGCACGAGGCGTCGACGAGGCCGGGGAGCGTTTCGTCGAACCGGACGGACCCCGGCTGCAGGGCGCGCCCGCACACGGCGCACGCGGTCGCGGGAGGGAGAACTCCCGTGAGCTTCAGGACCCACGCGTCGAAATAGACGGCGACCGACGCGGCGCTCCGCCCCTCGAAGAGGGCGCCCACGGCGTGCGCGGCGAGCCGGAAGAATTTCTCCGATGGATCGGAATCGGCGACGAAGGTGATGAGCGACTCGGCGATCGCGGACAGGAGCAGGCCCGCGGCGAGGTCCGCCGCGACCGGAAACGAAGACCGGACCACCTCGATCGAGTCGATGCGGTGGAGGTCGCGCCCCTCCTTCTCGAACCAGAGCACCTCCGCCTCGCTCATCGGCTCGAGCGCCCCCGCGTAGACGCTCTGCAGACGCCGGGCGCCGCGCGCGACCCCGCGCTTCCGGCCGGACTGCTGCGTCAGGAACGTGACGATGCGGTCCTTTTCGCGCAGCGGGACCGCGGAAAGGACGAACGCACGGTCGCGGCGCTGCGGCATCGCTCAAGTGTACGGCGGCGCGACCCGGCCCCGCCGATGGCGGCGGCGGGCGCGCCCGGCCCTCGCGTGGCCGCTCGAACCGGCTGATAGGCTCCCGGCCATGGCCGCGGCACGCCGGAGATTCCTCGATCTGCCTCCCGTCGTCGTCTCCCTCGGCCTCGTCTCCTTCTTCAACGACATCGCGTCGGAAATGATCTACCCGCTGCTGCCGGCGTTCCTGACCGCCACGCTCGGCGCGGGGCCCGAGATCGTCGGGCTCGTCGAGGGCGTCGCCGAGTCGACGGCGGCGATCGGCAAGGGATTCTTCGGCTGGCTCTCCGACCGGCGCCGGCGGCGCAAGCCTTTCGTGTTCGCCGGCTACGCGGCGTCCGTGTTCACGCGCCCGCTCCTCTCGCTCGCGCCGGGGTGGGGCGCGGTGGTCGGAATCCGCTTCCTCGACCGGATCGGGAAAGGGGTCCGCACCGCGCCGCGCGACGCGATGATCGCCGGCGCGGTCGATCCGGCGCGCCGCGGAATCGCGTACGGGTTCGAGCGCGCGATGGACAACGCGGGAGCGATGGTCGGGCCGCTGGTCGCCGCGCTGCTGCTGAAGCTGTTCTTCCGGGACGTGCGGCCGGTGTTCGCGCTCTCGGTCGTGCCCGGAATCGCCGCCCTCGCGATCCTCCTCTTCGGCACGCGCGACGAGAAAGGGCCGCCGCGAGCGAAATCCGTCCTCGCCGGCCCGGCGCTCCCGAAACGCTTCTACGCCGTGATCTCGATCTTCACGCTGTTCGCGTTCGCGAACTCGACCGACGCCTTCCTCCTGCTTCGCGCGCGCGAGGCGGGCGTCCCGCTCTGGGCGATCCCGGCGCTCTGGGCGTTCTTCAGCGGGGCCAAGTCGCTCGCGAACACGCCGCTCGGTGCGCTCGCCGACCGCATCGGCCGGACGCCGACGATCCTCGCCGGATGGGCCGTGTACGCGGGCGTCTACTGGGAGTTCGGGCGCGTGCACACCGCCCGGGGGATATGGGCGGTTTTCGGCATTTACGCGCTTTACTACGCGCTGACCGAGGGAGCCCAGCGGGCATACGTCGCCGACGTCGCCGGACCCGAGGCGCGCGGCCGGGCCTTCGGCCTCTTCCATCTCGCGGTGGGTATCGCCGCTCTCCCCGCGTCGGTCCTGTTCGGCCTCCTGTGGGAGAAGCTCGGGCCGACGGCGGCGTTCGACGCCGGGGCCGCCGTCGCCCTCCTCTCCGCGCTCGCGCTCGCCGCCGTTTCCCGGCCCCGGCGCACCGCGTAACTTTCCGCGGCCTCCCTTCGTCTCATGGAGGACGGCGGAAACGGCGGAACTTTTCGCCGGGGCGTTCGTAGATTGAGGAGGGAAGCGATATGAAACGACGGGAACTGGAAAACGCGCTGCTGGTCCTCGAAACGACGCCGTTCGTGTTCGAAAAGGTCGTTCTGGGCGGTGACGGTCCGCTCCGCCGGAAGATCGCGGATCTCCTCTGGGAGGCCGTGGCGGTGGAAGAGCACGTCTGGACCGCCCGGGTGCGCCTCCTCCGAGGGGAGAGCCCCGCGGTCCTCCCCCGTCTCGATCGCACGATCGCGCGGCGGATTGCGGCGGGCAAATCGGGAGCCCGCGAGGCGGTCGCCGCCTTCCTGCGGCTCCGCCGCGACAACGCACGTGTGCTCCGTTCGCTCCGTTCCGCGGACGGGAAGCTCGGCGGACCCGTCGAGGGGGGCGGCTGGTTCTCCCTCCCCGACCTTCCCGCCGCGATGGCCCAGGAGGACCAGGTGTTCCTCCGCGAGCTCGCTCGCCGGATCACCGCGCCCGCGTCCTGCGAGGCTTCCGACCCGGCGCCCCTCCTCGCGGCCTGCTGAGCGGCGGGAACCGCCCGGGCAGAGGACACTCTGTCCTCCTCCGCTCCCGGCTCGCTCCACTCCCGACCCCCGCGCCGGTCCCAACGGGCGCCCCGCCCGATCCGTAAAACTTACGAGATCATCCCCGCGGGTTCGAGGCACAGGGTTTGCACCCCGGGCGACCGGAGTTAAACTCTTTCTGCCACAAGAAAGGAAGGCCATGAAGAAAATCGCGTCTCTTCTCGCCCCCCTCGCACTCGCGGTCGCCGCGATGCCCGCCGGGGCGGCGACTCTCTCGAACCGTTCGCTCGCGGCGCCGGTCCATCGCGGAGCCGCCGCCGTCCGCCGCCTCGCGACGACCCCGGCGGTCGCACACCAGGCGACCGGCGTCGGGATCAATCTCGATCTCGTCGGCCGAATCCCGACCTCCGACGCCCTGTTCAAGACCTCCATCGACATCGCCAACAACACGAACACCGACACGCAGGTCGATGCGTACTTCAGCGGCCTGATCGGCGGCTCTCACGTCGACATCATCGTGAGCATCACCGCCACCGGAATCGTGCAGCAGGGAGCCTCCCAGCTCGCGTCCCTCTCGGTCTACCACAGCGACGATTTCATCGACGATCTCCACAACGCCGGGTACATCACGAGCACCGAGGAGAGCGGCTCGATCATCGGCTCGCTGTTCGTGATCTACGACTCGCCGTCGGCGGGGCTCTTCGACCAGATCGGCCAGGGCAGCGTCCAGGCGCGCTTCTACAGCACGCATTCGGACGGCGGGACGATCGGCGTGTCGGCCAACGGCCACGAGCTGACGCAGTCGGAACCCAGGAGCCTCGTCGGGATCGTGCACGACACGCGCGGGGAGTCCGGCACTCCCCAGCTCTACACGAACTTCTTCGTCAACAACGAAGGGTACGCCGCGAGCGACGGGAGCATCGTCAACAACAACGGCCTTCCCATCAAGATCCGGCTGACGGGCTATTCGAACGCGACCGGCCAGAAGACGGGCCAGTCCAGCACGATCTCGATCGGGCCGTTCGAGACGGTCGGCCTCTCGAAGGTCTCGGACATCATCCGGGGAAGCTCCACCGACGACACGTTCATCGTCTTCGTGGACATCGTCGACGGAGACTCGGCGATCTCCGGGCTCTCCTCGACCAACGACGTCCTGACGCTCGATCCGTCGGCCGCCCAGCTCCGCCCGGCCGACTGGTCGGCCGGACAGCCCCAGTAAGCCACCGGAAGAATCCTGATCTCGAGAGCCCGCTTCGGCGGGCTCTTTCTTTTGGACCCGCGACGTCAGCAGCAGCCCGGAGGAAGATCGCCCGCGGGGGCCCGGACGGGCTCCGGCGCGAGCGGGCCTTCCGGGAGCTCGGGACGCCGGATCGCGGCGAGCCACGATCGCACCGAGGCCGCGAGGATCACGATGACGCAGGAGATCAGCACGGCGGTCAGCACGGCGTCCAGCCAGCCGGCGAACGCCTTTCCGGGCTGCTTCGCGAGCGGCAGGAAGTTGTCGCGGATCGAAAGGATCCCGGCGTCGATCGTCGTGAACGACACGAAGGCGAGAGGGACCAGGGTCGCGAGAGCGGCGCGCTTCTTTCCGAGGTGGAGGATCACGGTCGTCCCGACGGCGAGGGCGACGGCGGCGAGGAGCTGGTTCGCGATCCCGAACATCGGCCAGATCTGGGAGATCGAGCCGGTGAGGATGAAGTAGCTCCACGCCGCGACGACGAGGAACGTGGCCAGCAGGGTTCCCGGCATCCAGTCCGTCTTCTCGAATCGCGGGAAGGCGTATCCGAGGAATTCCTGGACGAGAAAACGCCCCACGCGCGTTCCGGTGTCGATCGTCGTCAGGATGAAGAGGGCCTCGAACATGATCGCGAAGTGGTACCAGTAGCCCATCAGGCTCCTCAGGAACGGCAGCCCGGAAAAGATCTGCGCGAACCCGATCGCGAGCGAGACCGCGCCTCCCGGACGTCCCGCGACGCTCTCCCCCACCTCCCGCGCGAGCATCGGGAGCCTGTCCACGGTCATGCCGAGATGCGCGAACTTCGCGGGAGCCACGTTGATCGCGAAGTAGTCGCCCGGAGAGAGCGCGCAGACGGCGATCAGCGCGACGACGCCGACCAGGCCCTCCATCAGCATCGCGCCGTATCCGATCGCCCGCGCGTCGGTCTCCCGGTCGAGCATCTTGGGCGTCGTGCCGGAGGCGACGAGCGCATGGAAACCCGAGATCGCGCCGCAGGCGATCGTGATGAAGACGAAGGGGAAGACCTTGCCGGGGATGATCGGGCCGCCGCCGTGCACGAACCGGGAAATCGCCGGCGCGTGGATCGGCGGCGCGACGACGAGGACGGAAACCACGAGGAGCGCGATCGTCCCGAGCTTCATCCAGCTCGAGAGGTAGTCGCGCGGACAGAGGAGCATCCACACGGGCAGGACCGAGGCGACGAAGCCGTATCCCGCCATCGCGAGCGTGATCTGCGTGCGCGAGAGCGTGAACAGATGCGCGAGGGGGGAACCGGGGATCCACCGTCCGGCGACGACCGCCAGGAGCGTCGCGACGACGCCGATCGCCGATCCCGACCGGAGGGCGCCCTTGTTCCACCGGTACATGTAGAAGCCGACGAAGAGCGCGATCGGGATCGTCGCCGCGATCGTGAAGGTTCCCCAGGGAGAATCGGCGAGCGCGTTCACGACGGCGACGCCGAGGCCCGCGAGGGCGACGACGATGATCGCGAGGATCGCGACCGCGGCCGTGATTCCGGCGACCGGGCCGATCTCCATCCGGGCGATCTCGGCCAGCGATTTCCCCTTCCTCCGGACCGACGCGACGAGGATGACGAAGTCCTGCGTCGCCCCCGCGAACACGACCCCGAAGAGGAGCCAGAGGAACCCAGGAAGGTAGCCGAACTGGGCGGCGAGGACCGGACCGATGAGCGGCCCGGCGCCGGCGATCGCGGCGAAATGGTGGCCGAAGAGGACGTACCGGTTCGTCGCGACGTAGTTCTTCCCGTCGGCCATGGTGTGGGCCGGCGTCGGGCGCGCGTCGGAGAGCGCGAGCGCCCTCGCGGCGAGGAAAGCGGACCAGTAGCGGTACGCGATCGCCAGGACCGCGAGCGCCGCGAGCATCAGCCAGAGCGCGTTCACTCCGGGGATTATCGCGGGAAACCCGGAATTCGATGACCGAAATTCGGACGCGCCGGAACCCGGAACTCGAAACCGGAAAGCGGGCGGTTCCCTTCGGGCTTCCGGCTTCGAATTTCGGATTTCCGCGCGCTACTATGCGCGCGTGGACCGGCCGTTTCGCTACGAGGACATCCCCGAAGACCCGAAGGATCTCGAGCGGGATTGCGACCTCTCGTTCTTTCGCGCCTCCGGCCCGGGCGGACAGCACCGGAACAAGACCGAAACGGCGGTGCGCC from Thermoanaerobaculia bacterium encodes the following:
- the mutL gene encoding DNA mismatch repair endonuclease MutL, whose product is MNRIRKLDSRTIDRIAAGEVVERPASVVKELVENALDAGASRIDVETAGGGIASIRVRDDGCGMSRPDASLAVERHATSKIASEADLPGVRTFGFRGEALPSIASVARLTLTTSDGTGPEGTRVTVDHGSNKSVSPAARPRGTDVQVEDLFGRTPARRKFLKTPAAETREIARAVTRAALARPDVAFTLRTDGREILAAPPAVDRAARAIRLFGADTLGELLPFQARSGALSLSGLVTRGSITFPTRRLQFLHVNGRSVADRGMSRAIAEAAKEAIRTDRHPGVFLFLDAPEGAVDVNVSPSKTEVRFERPSEVFRLVFHTLVSSLAAGKEERRLVPVPPSSDFSVAEAREVYAAPPGPRPAPGGGRRLRLEIETPGESTTVVEVEASGRPTARVLAQFDESFLLVEAENGLWIVDQHAAHERVLYEKMKDRASQNRAFSQALLTPALWEASAEEALAVGECREEIAA
- a CDS encoding glycine--tRNA ligase subunit alpha; its protein translation is MTLQKILSELERFWEGEGCLIQQPYDLPMGAGTMHPDTFLRSLGPEPWRCAYVQPSRRPADGRYGENPFRLGKYFQYQVILKPAPDDVQEVYLRSLERLGIDPKDHDIRFEEDNWESPTLGAWGVGWQVLMDGMEISQFTYFQQTGGIDLAPISAEITYGVERVALFLGKARSIFDIPWNDTLTYGEIRHHEEVELSRYSFEVAETEWAQTLFERSEREARLALAAGLVLPAYEATLLCSHEFNILDARGAVSATERVTYIRRVRDLACAVAKAYLAAREAAGFPLLPREPAAVAS
- the ppdK gene encoding pyruvate, phosphate dikinase, with protein sequence MATSRSRRKKPSRLVYFFGDGRSEGASLGREVLGGKGYGLVQMTRMGVPVPPGFVISTEVCAKYSKTGKYPAGLEEEVEANLARLEKLTGKIFGDAENPLLVSVRSGAPASMPGMMDTILNLGLTHDAKAGFGHAAGERFARDCRRRLISMYGDVVLKVPKHRFEEAIAKAKERAGVDTDAQLSAQELRALCTRYLAIIRQHAKKPFPEDPRKQLWGAIGAVFQSWDNDRARSYRKLNRIPETWGTAVTVQAMVFGNLGDDCATGVAFTRNPATGEKAFYGEFLANAQGEDVVAGIRTPHPISETGRGDSLEETMPGVYAQLMRVRDALEKNFRDMQDIEFTIERGKLYILQTRNGKRTGFAAVRIACDFFDEKRISKREALTRVDPEQLLQLLAPVFPASEKELAIREGNLLARGLPAGPGAACGRAAFSAERAVEMAHGGDPVILIRAETSPEDILGMAASQGILTSRGGMTSHAAVVARGMGKCCVVGCGEITIDARYARMMARGKTVSEGDFLSVDGTTGEVIAGKLPTRPSEVIQVAVEGKLKAADSRLYRQFARILEWADGVRRLGVRANADTPRGAHVARAFGAEGIGLCRTEHMFFEEARITAVREMILAETADGRKKALAKILPMQRGDFAGIFREMGERPVTIRLLDPPLHEFLPREPKALAATAKEMGISIDVLKGKVEGLSEANPMLGHRGCRLGLTHPEIYEIQVRAIFEAAVEVARSGKAPVPEVMIPLVGSLPEFTRLREMTDRVAHDVFRETGRRVPYRVGTMIEIPRAALLAAEIGAAADFFSFGTNDLTQMTFGFSRDDIGSFLPQYLEAGILPHDPFATIDVAGVGQLVAIGTERGRSAKKNLKVGICGEHGGDPASIAFFHETGLDYVSCSPYRVPIARLAAARAAIAGTGLSRTA
- the glyS gene encoding glycine--tRNA ligase subunit beta, with product MTPDDAAEFFLEVRVEEMPAGAMPGAKADLARKFLDALSEEGLSPESVDVTATPRRLVVAVRGLPRRQEDRVVEVSGPPVDRALDAEGRPTKMAEGFARAQGVEVSHLRRIRTPRGEVLLARKTVAGRRTAEILAEITPAILGSMTFPKMMRWGSGEHAFVRPVHGIVALFGGEVVPMTVFGVRSGNRTVGHRLSGGGEIEVTGADDYARRLREAGVEPDGEERAAILLEKARALATGCSGGIEADADLIPTLADLVEWPGLVCGSFDPVYRELPEEILVTTMRTHQKYLPVRSSQGLTSNFLAVMDHREDPKGLIVKGNEWVLNARLSDARFFFEEDVREPFSSKMPKLSRLFFHDKLGDYLQKTGRVQELTETIGALVTRPENVRSALEAARLSKIDLTTEMVREFTDLQGIVGGIYARREGATEEVWKAIYDQYRPVSADDEPPRTETGAILSAADRVDTLAGFFGIGLVPTGSKDPYGLRRAAQGLVAIVLSRGWRVDWSIVFRKAVALHGSAIARPAEAVLADIRAFFADRVHFLFEKRGLEPDVVASVLAAGSWDFADLADRAGAIADARRREGFRSLSLSVKRIRKILPGGVDRAPDPALFREPAEHALAADALQLSRTADTLAASRRYPELIAAMVSLAPALDRFFDDVLVNAPEPELKANRQALLAGIQRQFGKFADISEIVVER
- the recO gene encoding DNA repair protein RecO, with the translated sequence MPQRRDRAFVLSAVPLREKDRIVTFLTQQSGRKRGVARGARRLQSVYAGALEPMSEAEVLWFEKEGRDLHRIDSIEVVRSSFPVAADLAAGLLLSAIAESLITFVADSDPSEKFFRLAAHAVGALFEGRSAASVAVYFDAWVLKLTGVLPPATACAVCGRALQPGSVRFDETLPGLVDASCAAAGARRVSRDLAPSLARILALPIGGADVAPRVAEELSGVLRRIRRHFLGHELKSQKVLAEVLYFGAW